Genomic segment of Ostrinia nubilalis chromosome 10, ilOstNubi1.1, whole genome shotgun sequence:
aaaagcgcTTTATAAGAAGCCTCAAATGCCGGCACTGTAGGCATTATATTTCGATGCCCATGAGCCCTTATTGCACCAAAAAAATTTTCTAAAGGGTCTTGATTGAAATTGCGCAGCAGTAAAGATTTGAGCCCAatggaatgtaatttttttgttatttgctgGAATGCTTCTATAGTTTTAATCCAACTTCTTAAAGATGGAACCACCCCTGAGCGTGCTCCACCAACAAATTGCATGGATTTTAATATTGGTAGACTTTTATACCACAACTTATGATGTGGTGACTTTGGCGAGACCGCAGATCGGTAAACTTTACCCTTTTCAATTCTGTTGTAACTACCGTTTACGGAATCGAACAAATTgtcgaaaaataataaaatttctgCAGTATCTTGAGCTTCTTTTGGGATTCTGCCAGTTCCTATAAAcaaacacattatatagttacatacaagtataaaatatatttacatacttgttttaaataaaattattataaggtAGTCCAGATAGTGTCGTGcaccaaattaattttaatttattaattcgttaatcaaattaattgtaGTCAAGTCCAATGTATTCAAtgcatttttgtaaaattaaatccttatgttaaagtcagttaaaaacgAATCTAGACATTATGAAATCATGGAATATTTCCAAGCAGATGACATGAAACTCTTGCAGTAGAAActaagttataaattataatattcgtGACTATGATGACTGGCATAAAAggcaagtacaaataaatgtttacctGCTGTAAATCCCATGGCAACGCTGACAGTTTTACTAAAAAGTTCCGTGCAGTATTTAACCTTCATTTTAGGTATTAAATTAGGAATTACATGGCGCGCGGTAAGTTTAGGAATTAAGCGCATGCCTTTATAGCTTGGGCCCTTTTTGTATAGAGCTTCTAAATGGGCCCATTTTGCCGTGCGCTTTTTCCCATTCAGAGTAAATTCCAAATTTTTTGTAATCAGATTTATTCTTATTCCTTTTAAAAGATGAGGGGGGTCGTATAGTGGGTAAATTTTGTGTTCGTTGATTTCAAAAAACCCCCCTTTAAATTCTTGATTCTGCCTTATATAATGACCTTTGGTGTCATTTATTAGTGAATTTATGGCAGCCATATTAGTGGATCCCTGGTCGCACGTTGTCGAAATGACTTTGAGTCCGGTTGCTAAAACGTTTTCAATTACTGTTTTTAATTGCCTTTTGAGCTTCTCCGTTTTTGTGGATCCAGTACAAAAGCTATAAGCGACAGGctgcttaaattttttgaaTACTCCTCTGACCATAAATACCAACACGTGATCAGCAAATTTTCTTTCGCGTTCGAATCCGTCGTCCTcaaaaccttttattttatcGGTATGTTTATCAAATGCAACATGGGCAGCAATGGCCATTTCGTCAAATATTATAGAGCAATATCTATGCTTACTAGGCATTTTTTCTACccttttctttaaattattaaagataATATCATTTATCCCAGGCATTAAATATGTTTTCGTCATTAATTTGTTCAAGGTAGTTTTTTTCGGCAGAACACATATTTGGCTCAGCAAGCGATATGCCTTTGGACTAGGTTTATATAATGATAATGCCAATATCTTTTCATCTAATGTGAAACGATGTCCTTTGGGGTGTTTTGTAGATTGTCTTATTTGCatatcaaaaaatgtttttgctgCTGGTGACAAGTCTTTTGTAACATATTGATAAGCTTTGGAACGGGTCAATTTCTTGGCTAtttgtaacttttgtattaatcccgcttttgcttttttgcatcgtCTGAGTTCCGCTTGTGTTTTGGCGACTGCTTTATATAGATCTTGTTCAAATTGGTTCTTGAACATATGgcctaaaattaagaaatggtAAGAGTTAGTTTAATATAAccacattattatgtataaaaaaaaaaaaatattttccttacTTCTAATAACACCACTGTGAGTCCTTGTGCTtggctgcttgcttgctgcttgctggtcatccattgtcatgggcggaggccttttagaagttggttgtggtgcacctgaaaagaaacacattttataatttacttcattcTGGTTCAAATGAGCATGGTATCTTGAAAGATAATAAGAACCTCTTCTTCTCTAATTAATTCTGGTgctcaaattcacaaaatttcatacaaataatccgGCCAGATATTTGATTATGAGATTAGAGttatgcaataaagattttgaatttgagttTAACTAAGATTAAAACAAAGAGGCAAGATACGGCTTATGCGTCTCGTAAATGTCGAGTTCGAATGGCGTCCCAGGATggcatttttgacaggtaacaatcggCCTTACCTACACATTACACGCACGGAGAgcctttttgtaatgtttttacccgactgcgccagaagtatggttatgttttttttaaataagctcaTACatgtgtcgtctaaaatcatccatAAGAGTTTATCCCGGCTCAGCGGCTGGGCAtcagttttcatttataaaataaaacaaaacttacttcTAGTAACACCAGTGTAAATCATAGTGCTTGTGCTTGGCTGCTGGTCATCCATTGTCATGGGCTGAGGCCTTTTAGAAGTTGGTTGTGGTGCACCtgaaaagaaatacattttataatttacttccttCTGGTTCAAATGAGCATGGTATTTTGAAAGATTATAATAACCTCTTAAGACCTGATTCTGGTgctcaaattcacaaaatttcatacaaataaaccgGCCAGATATTGAGATTATGGGATTAGAATtacgcaataaatatttttaatttgaatttgagtttTACCCAAGATTAAAACAAAGAGGTAAGATACGGCTTATGCTTCTTGTAAATGTGAAACTCGAATGGCGTCCCAGGATGccatttttgacaggtaacaatcggtgttttagatgacctaaactgaactggcccaccaaactcattgacagggggacgccaccatcgttcaactttatagtttcctgctgcttttacactgcgcggaaattagaaAAGTCAAGTTAATGTGAACACACACCAAACAGCGGGGTGGGGatgaaaatcatttatttatcatcCCCACCTCACTGTTCGGTGTGTGTTCACATTGACTTGACTAATTTCCGCGTAGTGTAAAAGCATCATCCAGCATGGAAAAAGTCGGAACCAgctatccggtattgacggtggcgccccgctgtcaatgtcacggataggacagttAAGTATATTGGGTCTATACCTACGCATTACACGCACGGAGAgcctttttgtaatgtttttacccgactacgccagaaggagggttatgtttttttttaaataataataactcataCATGTGTCGTCTAAAATGAGTTTATCacgacgcgcatcctagcccggctgggcatcagttttcatttataaaataaaacaaaacttacttcTAGTAACACCAGTGTAAGTCATAGTGCTCGTGCTTGGCTGCTGGTCATCCATTGTCATGGGCTGAGGCCTTTTAGAAGTTGGTTGTGGTGcacctgaaaagaaataaattttataatttacttcattctggttcaaatgagcatggtattttgaaagattataataacctcttaagacctgattttgttgctcaaattcacaaaatttcatacaaataatccgGCCAGATATTTGATTATGGCATTAGTTTTACATAAGATTAAAACAAGGGAAGATACACTTAAACGTCTCGTCACGCTCGAATGGCGTCCCAGGAtagcatttttgacaggtaacaatcaATCTTACCCACACATTACAcgcctttttgtattgtttaaatatgaacaatttaagaactaaaaagaaagaccacggcatcacttttcattttaatacaatgaaaaaaaaacatgatgtcAGTGCCTTGTtttcacgtccactgctggacaaagccctccTCCAAGGTCCAGcataattttttatattatgcaaTATAAAATTTCAGTGTCCTAGTTACAATAGGCTCAATCAATGCTGGGTTATTATttattccgatttttgccacttgacattttgtccattgtttcatttttgttataatcttacccccttactaataaaaagttacacagttgttgaacactgttttaaaatgatatttccatactaaacgtcactttaaaaaactgttcaacgagcgtgtaagttttattagtaagggggttaataattaaaagttctgTAAACTCTTATAACTGTTTATGAACTCATACTGATTTGTAAATAAACTATAGGTACAATACCATTTTAATGTTTTGCTGTTTTATAAAAGAGaacactaataatatttacttactagtattaggACCACAATAGATCTCTTTATATGTGGGTGGCTGCTGCTCACACACGTCCATAGGCTCTGCTGTGTAACTGGATGGGACAtctaaaaaataaagacaaatttaatatttcatccgTCATAAGAATAAAAAATTGCTCGACTTGGAGATATGTAGAACAACATACATGGTGACATTGCAAGATGTTGCCTTAGTATATTAGGAATGTCAGGACTTAATTTATGCGAAAGAAGAAAACCACGCTCCAGTCTACAGTGGTTGCGGGTTCCAATCCTGCAAGGCCATAATTTTGGTACAAATGTCAATCCATAATTATTATGGCTTTTATACATTATAAACATAGTAGGAACTTATTTATGTTAGTAGTTAGTGTCACAAAATTtatgtaccctatttttatagGGAACTTAGGTAAATGTGTTAGGTACAACtagtttattacaaaattaacaactaagattttggaagaatGGTGTATAATGTAGGTAATGATAACCTGTGTCTTAGTTTAAttacaagtaattaattaaaaataataattacggaTGTATTTTTACACAAATTTACATGCCAGCTGCGCTGGTGAGATAAATTGCACATCTCTTTAACATAAGACCACTTTTAAATTTAGTACCACACTATCTCGGTgaataaaattttagaatgtgtgaaaaaaatattacataggtaataattattattgtcctatatgtatatgtataacTAACTAAAATACCTGGAAGATGCAGTGTTGGAATTGCCAGTTTGCTCAATCTGTTTTTCGGGTaatgatatattttattaaaatgaagatggCAAATTCTTCTGTTGGCAAATATATGTTTGTCATCCTCTCCATCAATACCAGCATTTTTCACCCATGTGCGAAACTTTTCCAACTCTTTCAATGGATTCGGAAAGCTATGAAGAATGGCACCTGCAAAATGAGATTTAAGTTAATGTCAAATTGTAATCTTTCTCAGTTATAGTTTGTTGTAACACCTGAAGCTTGGCGCAAATGGGCTATTGACCAAAGCCACCGGTGGCCATCAACATAttaaaatacaagttatttttaaattgaattttcttttattatgtcTCCGTAACAATTTGTGCACTCCATTAGTTTAGAGTATTATATTATTGAGTGGCATTGTAAACTAATAGTGGGTTAGGTAAGATTACAAATTGTAGTCTAACTGCGCCAGATTATAATCTGGCATGagttcacaatttattttttgatgGCATAAACATaaggtgttttttttaattttatcatcacGGATTGCAATAAATTTATACTCTCACAAGTTTGAAGGTTGTTTGTTGTTAAGACTTTAGTTGTACTTTATTTAGATACCTATTCATTCTACATCATCAGATTAAGATGAGATtgaatagtaggtaggtacaagttttattaaagtaataaatttttatggcACTTGGCAGCTAAGTAAAGCATAAGGTTGGTTATTTGTAGGTAACCATTTATTACTgttacaagtatttatttactaaccaTTTTGAAGTGATGATTTGCATGAAGAAACACAGCAGATCTTCTGAGGCATGGTTGTGGTCACACAAGCACataaacaaaagtaaaagtTCACTTTCTCAGAGTCACTATCTCAACACGACACGTAGGTATAACAGAGTCACTATCTCAGTCACTTTCTCAACACACACAAGACCTGAAGTTAGAACGGAGGAGCATTAGCTCGACTCAACGTTTTACTATCAAGGATCGCGAATGCAAAGAGAAAGAAATCCAATAAGAAAACGGAGCGCGCAACAGCAACGATCAAGTTTTCAaattagaatgtcagatttgacGTTCAAGTGGTTAACCGACATATTATGGAAGCGTTCACACGATTCAAGActttttaaaaccaattttaatttttcttgattataaagttttaagagactataaaatattttatagagttctatttcaattaaataacttttaataataaaacattgtataacaaattaatatttttataaacgtAAACGCATTTTAAGGTCAAAAAAGTACGGGGTCAGGCGGATAGATGGCGCTTGCGAGCCTCGATTTGATACGTACTAAGAAAGACGAACTAGCATGCACCACTCTACCCCGAATGGACGCGATCGAATCGAAATACCTTCAAGGTTCAACTACAGTCCGCAGCAAGTCGAGAAAACCATGCGGCTAAACCAGCCGGTATTTTTATCGCTGACGTCATAACTTTATTGCGTTTTGTTATTCCATTGGCAATCTTTatttactaatttataattattcataatacaaatacgcataaatattttttataagaatttaaacataaattttattcatgggttttatgaaaaaatatcataaaatgtAGACACATCATGGTATtacttttttcattaatttctaCCACAAGCGGTATTATTTATTGCTGGCAACATTGATAACCTTGCGTTGCGATATCTGTAgctcacagatatggattagagctGTAGCTTCATGCTTGCGATTGAGAACTTACGCTACTTCCGGACAGACAATGTACTTTTATCACtttaaaattctataaaattgtggtgtattattattttaataatacatcacattaataattacaaaatatttgtgtCAAATGTTAAttgaatacttattttactGAATTGTTTAGAGATAATAGATTTAAAAGTAATACAGTCGATTGGCTATAAATCAGTTGCTTAGCAACCAAATGACATGACAACAACAAACAACTTAAACGTCAAAAAAGGTTGAAAGTGAAAAGAACTGAATCTGTCCGATTTTTCGTGGATTTGTCGCTGTTATGTGCGTGAAATGTCGAAGGAAAATTCTAACTTGCGGCTGCTGGGCTCGCCTGTAAATCTTACATACAGAAGTAAAAGGAAAGACGATAAAAAGAACGTACGCAACCGACCACGCTCAGCTCTTCAAAATTCCTGCTTCACGCCggtaaatttctttgtttttgttaaatcgATTACGGTTCGtgaccctaataattattaatgcCTGCTTAGAAGGTCACGCAAATGAGATTAATATTGTTAGGTATACTTTGACTGAAAAGACATGACATATAAGAAATATTGTTTTACCATGGGTTTTacctttagcctaggcgcagaccaccgattttaagttggccgatagttggatcgggcTATTGATAAGTAtaaacatgtatgaaagtgcgcacattagaccgatttggtatcggccgattcttcatacaaattagaatcgggcccaactatcggccaactaaaagtcggtggtctgcgccaagGCTTAACACCCAAAATTCTGTAGAAATCTGATTGATCTACATAGTAATTCCATAATCAGTGTAATACATGAATTTGCTATATTACTCTAGATCTATAAAACTTCAATTCttatcccatcccaactaatattataaatgcgaaagtaactctgtctgtctgtctgtctgtctgtctgtctgttacgctttcccgcttaaacctcgcaaccgattttgatgaaatttggcatagagatagtttgagtcccgggaaagaacataggatagtttttatcccggtttttgaaacagggacgcgcgcgataaagtttttctgtgacagacaaaattccacgcgggcgaagccgcgggcggaaagctagtaagattataaaaaaaatatttttaactaaatattatCATAATTTGTTAATCAAAAGTCAACATAATTTATTAGATGTTAATTCATTAGTTAGCTATTTCTTTCCACTGCCAGGACCTTCAAGAAAAGTACAAGAGACCGTTCTCAGCGGATGCTAAGGAGAGAGCACCGTCTACACGGAGTTTCCTGAAGACATTTAGTGCTGAGATTCTGCAGTCCTATAACAGTAAACACTTTACACATTACTCAGACTTATATGCAACTACCTACACAACacttacatttatattttatgtttaattaatttattatgaatgTGGAACCTAATTCTAGGACTTTGTCTTATAAAGAATAATTTGCATGTATCTTGCAGCAAGGTCTTGATTTCTTCTTTATTTAGGATAATATTTATTGCATGATAAGTACAATGgatatagataaatattttgtttaatacacCATTAACTCTAATTTTCAGGTTCCCCAACAACTGTGAAAGTGGTCGCCCCAACAACAGAGTTGCTTGGAGATTTCAAATCACCTCAACATCAATACATAAAAAAAGACAAAGAAATATGTAGCAATGCCTCTGATTACGGCTCTGAGGACACCTTTATAAGTTTAGGGACTAAAATAAAAGCCAAGGCCCAGTTAGGGCCAAAAATTAAAAGTCCTAGTGCtaagaatattttaaagtaTAGAAATATAGCTAAAAGGGGTCGCAAAGTTATGGATAATGTGTATGGAGATAAGCCAAACGATGAATATGgtttagaaatt
This window contains:
- the LOC135075610 gene encoding uncharacterized protein LOC135075610 isoform X1 → MPQKICCVSSCKSSLQNGAILHSFPNPLKELEKFRTWVKNAGIDGEDDKHIFANRRICHLHFNKIYHYPKNRLSKLAIPTLHLPDVPSSYTAEPMDVCEQQPPTYKEIYCGPNTSAPQPTSKRPQPMTMDDQQPSTSTMTYTGVTRSAPQPTSKRPQPMTMDDQQPSTSTMIYTGVTRSAPQPTSKRPPPMTMDDQQAASKQPSTRTHSGVIRSHMFKNQFEQDLYKAVAKTQAELRRCKKAKAGLIQKLQIAKKLTRSKAYQYVTKDLSPAAKTFFDMQIRQSTKHPKGHRFTLDEKILALSLYKPSPKAYRLLSQICVLPKKTTLNKLMTKTYLMPGINDIIFNNLKKRVEKMPSKHRYCSIIFDEMAIAAHVAFDKHTDKIKGFEDDGFERERKFADHVLVFMVRGVFKKFKQPVAYSFCTGSTKTEKLKRQLKTVIENVLATGLKVISTTCDQGSTNMAAINSLINDTKGHYIRQNQEFKGGFFEINEHKIYPLYDPPHLLKGIRINLITKNLEFTLNGKKRTAKWAHLEALYKKGPSYKGMRLIPKLTARHVIPNLIPKMKVKYCTELFSKTVSVAMGFTAGTGRIPKEAQDTAEILLFFDNLFDSVNGSYNRIEKGKVYRSAVSPKSPHHKLWYKSLPILKSMQFVGGARSGVVPSLRSWIKTIEAFQQITKKLHSIGLKSLLLRNFNQDPLENFFGAIRAHGHRNIMPTVPAFEASYKALLINNMVSPKSIGANCESDDGYCLQNLKYLFYENIVRPLPKNIIINFDHINMDLTNIDNLIKSQNPLNIEKCAAAAYCSGWVIKTIYKNIGYCEMCKSDLEGDGEEIYSKFITMKKYSEKCNLHYPNKHLLECLLHIEEITLLILSTQCESDQISEYIKLVTTSLVTLNFVTCESHKEKVKELIICKGISLMINDWCKEINNILNGKNIVFDENCPMKMLAHRYFVSHKSKNKSFK
- the LOC135075610 gene encoding uncharacterized protein LOC135075610 isoform X2, which codes for MPQKICCVSSCKSSLQNGAILHSFPNPLKELEKFRTWVKNAGIDGEDDKHIFANRRICHLHFNKIYHYPKNRLSKLAIPTLHLPDVPSSYTAEPMDVCEQQPPTYKEIYCGPNTSAPQPTSKRPQPMTMDDQQPSTSTMTYTGVTRSAPQPTSKRPQPMTMDDQQPSTSTMIYTGVTRSAPQPTSKRPPPMTMDDQQAASKQPSTRTHSGVIRSHMFKNQFEQDLYKAVAKTQAELRRCKKAKAGLIQKLQIAKKLTRSKAYQYVTKDLSPAAKTFFDMQIRQSTKHPKGHRFTLDEKILALSLYKPSPKAYRLLSQICVLPKKTTLNKLMTKTYLMPGINDIIFNNLKKRVEKMPSKHRYCSIIFDEMAIAAHVAFDKHTDKIKGFEDDGFERERKFADHVLVFMVRGVFKKFKQPVAYSFCTGSTKTEKLKRQLKTVIENVLATGLKVISTTCDQGSTNMAAINSLINDTKGHYIRQNQEFKGGFFEINEHKIYPLYDPPHLLKGIRINLITKNLEFTLNGKKRTAKWAHLEALYKKGPSYKGMRLIPKLTARHVIPNLIPKMKVKYCTELFSKTVSVAMGFTAGKHLFVLAFYASHHSHEYYNL